A single genomic interval of Oryza sativa Japonica Group chromosome 7, ASM3414082v1 harbors:
- the LOC4342313 gene encoding pathogenesis-related protein PRB1-2: MARKVGFVLVLLAAATLAMEAGTAAAQSSPQDFLDAHNAARRGEGVDLPDVAWNATLEAFAESVVASAAAGGACDLRHTSGSGYGENLYWGPAGKAWSAADAVGLWMEEKASYVYSSNTCTKGALLDCGHYTQIVWRSTTSIGCGRAVCNNGDVLISCNYFPPGNVPNERPY; encoded by the coding sequence ATGGCGCGGAAAGTAGGCTTTGTCCTGGTGCtactggcggcggcgacgctcgcCATGGaggccggaacggcggcggcgcagagctcGCCGCAGGACTTCCTCGACGCCCACAACGCCGCCCGGCGCGGCGAGGGCGTGGACCTCCCCGACGTGGCGTGGAACGCGACCCTGGAGGCGTTCGCGGAGAGCGTGgtggcgagcgccgccgccggcggcgcgtgcGATCTCCGGCACACGTCGGGCAGCGGCTACGGCGAGAACCTCTACTGGGGCCCCGCCGGGAAGGcgtggtcggcggcggacgcggtTGGCTTGTGGATGGAGGAGAAGGCGTCCTACGTGTACAGCAGCAACACCTGCACCAAAGGGGCGCTGCTCGACTGCGGCCACTACACGCAGATCGTGTGGCGGAGCACGACGTCGATCGGCTGCGGCCGCGCCGTCTGCAACAACGGCGATGTCCTCATCAGCTGCAACTATTTCCCGCCCGGCAACGTCCCCAACGAGCGCCCGTACTAG
- the LOC4342314 gene encoding pathogenesis-related protein PRB1-3, whose product MERGASFAVVMAAMAVVLATTSTAQAQTTATDIVNIHNAARSAVGVPALSWDDNLAAYAQGYANQRAGDCALRHSDRNNYQYGENLSWNPSVQAWTAASSVDQWVAEKGSYDYASNSCVGGAMCGHYTQVVWRDTTAVGCAAVACNANRGVFFICTYFPAGNVQNQRPY is encoded by the coding sequence ATGGAGAGAGGAGCGAGCTTTGCAGTGGtgatggcggccatggcggtggttCTGGCCACCACATCGACGGCGCAGGCCCAGACCACGGCGACCGACATCGTCAACATCCACAACGCCGCCCGGAGCGCCGTCGGCGTCCCGGCGCTGTCGTGGGACGACAACCTGGCGGCGTACGCGCAGGGCTACGCGAACCAGCGCGCCGGCGACTGCGCGCTGCGGCACTCCGATCGCAACAACTATCAGTACGGCGAGAACCTGTCGTGGAACCCCTCCGTGCAggcgtggacggcggcgagctccgtcGACCAGTGGGTGGCGGAGAAGGGCTCCTACGACTACGCCAGCAACAGCTGCGTCGGCGGCGCCATGTGCGGCCACTACACGCAGGTCGTGTGGCGCGACACCACCGCCGTCGgatgcgccgccgtcgcctgcaACGCCAACCGAGGCGTCTTCTTCATCTGCACCTACTTCCCCGCCGGCAACGTCCAAAACCAGAGGCCGTACTAG